The Oncorhynchus mykiss isolate Arlee chromosome 8, USDA_OmykA_1.1, whole genome shotgun sequence genome includes the window ggatgctggcccatgttgactccaatgcttcccacagttgtgtcaagtttgtGTAAAAaaatccagcagcattgcagttcttgacacaaactggtgtgtCTGGCACCctctaccatacccctttcaaattgcacttacatattttgtcttgcccattcaccctctgaatggcacacatacaaaatccttctttaacccatctcccccttcatctacactgatttaagtggatttaacaagtgacatcaataagggatcatagctcccatctggattcacctggtcagtctgtcatagaaagagttctcaatattttgtacactcagtgtatgtcataGTAGAAGGATTACAAAAGAGCATAAAGTGACAGTGTCCACTGACCGTCCAGGCAGTTATCGCTGTTCTGATTCTGGGCTCTGTTTTGGTCGAGTTCTGGGTCGATACTAACCTCAGTGAATCCGTCCTTGAGCGCGCTGATGGGCtcaccactgggaatgtgacccGGAAAACTAATCTTCTTCCCTTCTTCAAATGGCCGGGTGGGAATTCTGTGCAGGTAACCGTATCCGATGCCACATCCCAGACTGTAACAGGGGAACAGGAGATAGCATTAGCGTGATGTCACTTGTCAGACTGAAGTGTGTAGCGTGTGTATTGTATGTTGGTTACCTGCCCTCCCCTCCCCAGGAACTGTTGGGGGTGATGACCACCTCTCTGcagttgtctgtgtctgtgttataGACATATAGCTTCAACCCCTTCCCCTCATGGGTCTCAATCAGAGAAAACAGGTCCTCcgactgatgagagagagaggtggaagggagggagatagagatcaACTTCAATGACTTGTACACAAATGCTGATTGGCTAGTCTTAACTCCTAGTGTAGAATGCATGGAATAGTAGTGTCAGTGTGTGCGCACCTCGTTCATAACGGTGTCGGCTCCTATGATGTAATCAGTGTGGGGCCGCAAGCCAGCCAGGGCTGCCGGAGAGTTAGGCTCCACctcctgagaaagagagagacccttGGTTAATTGTATTTTATATAAcaaagcaagtcagttaagaacaaattcgtatttacctaccccggccaaaccctaacaacactgggccaattttgctccaccatatgggactcccaatcagggacggttgtgatacagcctggaatcgaaccagggtctgtagtgacacctctagcactgagatgcagtgccttagaccgctgcgccactctggaatCCCAACTTATATCAAGAGTTACACCTGCCCGGTACACTGGGGCGAGCTAAATTGGGCACAGCCATTGACTGGCTACTCACCAGCACATGCCAGATGTTCTCATTGGCTCCCTCGAAGCTGCAGAAGCGTATGGAGACACCCAGCAGGCCCTGGCCACCCCAGAGGTTGCTTGGGGTGACGGTGGACTCCCTGAGCTCCAGGGTCTTAGAGGAGTAAACCAGCATTCTAACTGGCTTCTCCACACTGGCCTTCAACAGGTCCTTCAGAGTGTCATTGTCCTTGTTCTGAAACACAGACAGGGTAAATTATAGAATTAGAATAAGTAGAATGGACAATCAGAGCTATACAGTACAAGATAGCATCCTCAGTGGGAgtttgtgtatgtgcatgtagtACGTGTGTTGAACATACCGATTCAACAGCATGTCTTTGCTTACCAGTCTTTCGTTGTTGATGGAGACAATAAAGTCAAAGAAAGGCTCCAGTCCTGCACGATGTCCTGGAGAATTCTCCTGAacctgaggagaagagagaggagacatgactTGTAACAACTGTATTTTGTGATTGAAGGGGAGCACCTGGAACAAGGTTTGAACAAGGACCATGGAAGTTACAGGGTATCTACACCACCGCCTGTGACATGAGATCCAGTTAAGGTCCTGTCTTCTTGGCAAATGTTAGGGCGTTGCACATCATCTTTGAACTTTTAGCAGTAGCCTTAGAATGAAATAGGTATTACAAGCTACACCTGTAATACCAAAAGGTTGGTTACCTGTCTGTCTCAAGATCAAATGGATCCTTGTCACATCAACATATTGAAGATGGAGGTCTATACATTTAGGGAGTAATGAGACATTCAGGTGTTCTGACAAATGTGTAAATCAAAGACATGACTCTGTGATGTTGAGGATTCTGTCAGCAATGCGGCAGCACCTACAAAAGTTGACATTAtgacagctagctagcattgaGCTCATTTAAACACCATTCACTCTATCTAGCTGCCTGGTTGTTTTGACAGCTAACCTTGTTACCAAACAATACATGCAACCAATAACACTAATTTACCTTTCAAAGCTGCATGTAAAATGATACATGCAAATATTTAACTTGGACAATTACACAATACAACTGTAGCAAATGCTGGGGAAAATAGCGTTAACAATGTCTATTAGCATTAGCTGCATGTAGGCCGGAATGTGATCCCCGGCCTCTATCTGACGGTGAGGACACAATTAGATCCTGCTGTGGGACCATTCTTACGGATGCTAACATTATTTTGCAAAcgtcaaaaaaaataaaaaaaaatacacatacCCGAAGAACATGGTAGCCTTCGGATCCTCCTCCCGGTATCTCGACACTCTGCGACCCCCCCATGTCACGGCTGGTTTATATCGTAGTTAGGATTTAATGCTTGATATTTTTCTGCTCAAGTAATATTGCTAACTGGCTAGCTTAAACTCTAATAAGGCGGCCTGCCAGCTGAGCACTTGTGTTGTTACGTGGCAGTCCACCAGGAAACAGGGCTGATGGGAGTTTTCTCATAGCCgcagatctagaatcagtttaTCCACCCAAATCCTGTAATTATTAATTAGTGGGAAAattgcaaaactgacccaagaccAGTGTCTATGACCAAGTGTAGGCTGGTGACATGCGCAAGTCTAGGGCTTCAGGTGCTGCTTTTGAATTGTGATATGCAGTATACTCAGACAGTAGTACTAGTATTGGCATATTGTACCATTATATCACAATTGACTGTAAAACCTAGCAGCTGTTTTTCACCCCTCAAAAAAGTGGGTAACAGATTGATAAAGTAACACTGGTAACATTCGGCAAGCgctaccggagtgccaagtctaggaccaaaaggcttcttagcagtttctttaatgcagggaaacttaaatccgttttaccaaatttctatcagcatgttaaatgtgcaaccagaggaaataGAACtgaaccacctttactccacacacagaggcttacaaagctttccctcgccctccatttggcaaatctgaccctaATACTATCCTCCTAGTTCCTGttaacaagcaaaaattaaaagcaggaagcaccagtgacttgatcaataaaaaaaagtggtcagagggggaagatgctaagctacaggactgttttgctagcacactggaatatgttccgggattcctccgattacattgaggagtacaccacatcagtcattggcttcatcaataagtgcatcgatgacttcAACCCCACAGTgattgtacgtacataccccaaccaaaagccatggattaaCAGGCagcatcctcactgagctaaaggctggagctgccgctttcaaggagcgggacctgaaagcttataagaaatcccgctatgccctctgacgaaccatcaaacaggcaaagtgtcaatacaggactaaggatgaatcgtactacactggctccgatgatcgtcggatgtggcagggcttgcaaaccattacagactacaaagggaagcacagccgagagctgcccagtgacacaagcataccatgagctaaattacttctatgctcgcttcgaggcaaataacactgcaacatgcatgagagcaccagctgttctggaagtctgtgtgatcacgctctccgcagctgatgtgagtaagacctttaaacaggtcaaaattcgcaaggccacagggccagatggattaccaggatgtgtactgtgaGCACAAGcttaccaactggcaagtgtcttcactggcattttcaacctctccctgtccgagtctgtaataccaacatgttttaagaagaccaccatagtccatgtgcccaagaacactaaggtaacctgcctaaatgactaccaacccgtagcactcacgtctgtagccatgaaatgctttgaaaggctggtcatggctcacatcaacaacatcatcccaacagatccacagatgatgcaatctctattgcactccacactgtactttcccacctggacaaaagaaacacctatgtgagaatgctattcattgactacagctcagctttcaacaacatagtgccctcaaagctcatcactaagctaagggtaggtaacaacacatccaccacgctgatcctcaacacggggtcccctcaggggtgcgtgctcagtcccctcctgtactccctgttcactcatgactgcacggccaggcacaactccaacaccatcattcaatttgccgatgacacaacagtggaaggcctgaacaccgacaacgacgagacagcctatagggaggaggtcagagacctggctgtgtggtgcaaggacaacagcctctccgtcaacatgatcaagacaaaggagatgtttgtggactacaggaaaaggaggactgagcacggccccattctcattgacggggctgcagtggagcaggttgagagcttcaagttccttggtgtccacatcaccaacaaactgatatggtccaagcacaccaagacagtcgtaaagagggcacgaaAAAGCCTATCCCCCTcacgagactgaaaagatttggcatgggttctcagatctttaaaaggttctacagctgcaccatcgagtgcatcctgatgggttgcactggtatggcaactgctctgcttccaaccgcaaggtactacagagTGTAGTAtgaacggcccagtacaacactggggccaagcttcctgccatccaggacctctataccaggcggtgtcagaggaaggcccgaaaaattgtcaaagacaccagccatcctagtcatagactgttctctctgctaccgcacaacaagcggtaccggagcaccaagtctaggtccaagtggcttctaaacagcttctaccccctagtcaaatggctacccagactatttgcagtgcccccccccctctcccctctcaccccctctttacaccactgctactctttACACCACTcacactgcttttctttatcttggccaggtcgcggttgtaaatgagaacttgttctcaactggcctacctggttaaataaaggtgaaataaactctttgttgtcatctatgcatagtcactttaataactctacctacatgtacatattacctcaactaaccagtgcccacacacattgactctgtaccggtaccccccttgtgtatagtctcactattgttattttactgttgctctttaattattgtTACTTTtctctcttattcttatccatatttttttttactatatttttggttaggggctcgtaagtaagcatttcactgttgtatttggggcatgtgactaataacatttgatttgatttgaaatacccccctgttttttacactgctgctattggCTGTTTATAATGCATAATCCCTTTACAAATTATCTTGACTAACCTTGTACCCCCGCAGATTGACTCGGTCTCTTTTTCTTGAACTTCAaagttggttaaggtcttgtaagtaagcatttcacggtaagtatttgtatttggcgcatgtgacaaataacatttgatttaatttgataagGGAATATGAATCTAAACTCTCACTGATAATATACACAGTTTAAACCTGTAACGgatgtcgtctggagatagagaggaggaccaaagcgcagcgtgataagtgttcatgatgtaatGTTTAATgaaacgaactgaacactgaaatacaaaacaataaagtgaacgaacgaacgaacaaacaaacaccaaaacagtaccgtgtggaccaaacactcacacggaaaacaaacacccacaaaccaaaagtgaaacccaggctgcctaagtatgattctcaatcagggacaacaattgacagctgcctctgattgagacccatgctaggccgaactcaaaaacaaacatagaaaaacaaacagactgcccaccccaactcacgccctgaccatactaaaacaaagacaaaaacaaaggaactaaggtcagaacatgacaaaaCATTTGGAAACCTTTCAATCATAAGATATTTAATTATATATGTTTTTATGgttctactactaccactagctTAATCTTTCACCTAGCTGCCTTCTGGGGTGTTAACAACTGGGGTGTGTGCcagatgtgtgtgaatgtgtacatgtacacctactctttccatgacagactgaccaggtcaaagatatgatcccttattgatgtcactttttaaatccacttcaatcagtgtatatgTAGGGGACAGGttaagcctggagacaattgagacatggattgtgtatgtgtgccattcagagggtgaatgggcatgacaaaagatttaagtgcctttgaaaggggtatggtagtaggtgccaagtggactggtttgtgtcaagaactgcaacgctgctagaTTTTTCAAgcttaacagtttcccgtgtgtatgaagaatggttcaccaccctgtggaacgctttcatcatcttgtagagtccatgccccgacgaattgaggctgttctgaaggcaaaagggggggggggggggggtgcaactcaatattaggaaggcacacttcatgttttgtacactcactgtatatattgcTACACCTGCGacaacatctgcaaatctgtgaatgccagtgcttgacttggactgaaataggtgccagTTCTCATTTTGGGTGTgccagtactgtttatatttaggtgtaGGAGCTCCACAATATTTTTGAGCTAATTTTCTATAAGAGAAACAGGAGCTCCAGCAGTAGGACATTTGAGGTACCGGTACTCTCAAGTCAAGGACTggtgtacgcgaccaatacactttgatttgatatgtgtGTTATCAGGGTCCGATAAGGACAGCTTTCCTCTTGACACATACAAGTTGAGTGTATTCATTTGTATTACCTAAATTGAAAACTATACGAATGAGTAACTATGGGGAATGCATTGTTTCAATCTCTGGGAATAGCAAAGAAAGTGACTAACTTCTGGATTCAAAGAGGAAAATGTCCTCTTCTGAGaccaacatttttttatttggttTACTAATATACAGTCTTACTAGTATACAGTCTCAAATAAAAtctaactttatttgtcacatgcgctgaatacaacagctgtagtagaccttaccatgaaatgcttacttacaaacccttaaccaacaatgcagttcaagaaagagttaagaaaatatttagcaaataaactaaagtaaaaaagaatacaaaataacacaataaaataacaacaacgaggctatatacaggggttccctgtacctagtcaatgtgtgGCATTACAGGTTAGTGTGAAGTAAAGTGTCTATGCAtagatgtcaggaagcttggccccagtgatgtactgggccgtatgcactaccctttgtagcaccttgcggtcggatgctgagcagttgccataccaggctatatcactttttgaggatctgagaaccatgccaaatcttttcagtctcatcAGTAAAAGTATGTAAAGATTAACTGTTCATGTAGACTAGGCCCACATCACGATCACATTAGACCAAAAATCCCCCCCTtccaaaataataacaataataacatttacacatctacaacacaacatacaaTATAGATTAGGGTAAATCAATTAATAGAaacaaataacaaagagaaaaatAAACCTGTCTGTTATTAATTTAGGTAGTTGAAGCATTACTGTGTTTGTGTTATAAGTACTGTAGTTTCCATCCTAGTCTCTGACTGATGGTCATCAGCCCCAACAAAATAAGACCTAAATACAAACAGACAAATAGACTTCAAATGGATGACACTCTTCAAATAAACAACAAGGAAAGTATGA containing:
- the gorasp2 gene encoding Golgi reassembly-stacking protein 2 isoform X1 codes for the protein MGGSQSVEIPGGGSEGYHVLRVQENSPGHRAGLEPFFDFIVSINNERLNKDNDTLKDLLKASVEKPVRMLVYSSKTLELRESTVTPSNLWGGQGLLGVSIRFCSFEGANENIWHVLEVEPNSPAALAGLRPHTDYIIGADTVMNESEDLFSLIETHEGKGLKLYVYNTDTDNCREVVITPNSSWGGEGSLGCGIGYGYLHRIPTRPFEEGKKISFPGHIPSGEPISALKDGFTEVQLSAVTPPPAVPSVPTGLEDSLSSLSINSAPPTIPSELQTGLPTVPLLPTSLSPLNPASTTFNPATTLPGLLPLPGGLPPFPNLPNLNLTALPDLSAVSLAGISGLLPPGTAGFPPLAPFPPLNLPGLAPLPPLPAMLSQLPLLPQGVTSLPPVDISSFTPLTLSTVTPAPEQQTLPGATVPASAATEPAVASATIMESKAATKTSS
- the gorasp2 gene encoding Golgi reassembly-stacking protein 2 isoform X2, which encodes MGGSQSVEIPGGGSEGYHVLRVQENSPGHRAGLEPFFDFIVSINNERLNKDNDTLKDLLKASVEKPVRMLVYSSKTLELRESTVTPSNLWGGQGLLGVSIRFCSFEGANENIWHVLEVEPNSPAALAGLRPHTDYIIGADTVMNESEDLFSLIETHEGKGLKLYVYNTDTDNCREVVITPNSSWGGEGSLGCGIGYGYLHRIPTRPFEEGKKISFPGHIPSGEPISALKDGFTEVQLSAVTPPPAVPSVPTGLEDSLSSLSINSAPPTIPSELQTGLPTVPLLPTSLSPLNPASTTFNPATTLPGLLPLPGGLPPFPNLPNLNLTALPDLSAVSLAGFPPLAPFPPLNLPGLAPLPPLPAMLSQLPLLPQGVTSLPPVDISSFTPLTLSTVTPAPEQQTLPGATVPASAATEPAVASATIMESKAATKTSS